The genomic segment ACTCGGTGTTCACCACCGGGGCGCCGGCGCTCGCCGACACCGCCACGGTGCGGGTGCGGGTGATCGACGACGACGCGAACCGGGCGCCGTCGGCCGACACCCTGGAAGGCCGGGTGCTGAGCGGTCAGTCGGCGCTCATCGCGTTCGACGGCTTCGGCGCCGACCCGGACGGCGACGTCGTCACACTCGATCGCATCGTGTCGCAGCCCGAACGCGGCGCCGCCACGATCACTGCCGACGGCGCGTCGATCCTCTACACCAGCGTGCCGGGCGACAGCGGCCAGGTCTCCTTCCGCTACCGCGTCGTGGACGCGCTCGGCGAGACCGCAGAGGGCACGGCCCGGGTCGGAGTGCTCGACGGCGAGGCGAACCCCAGCCCGGTGACGTTCACCGACTACGTGCAGGTGCAGGCCGGGGAGGGCAGCACGATCCGGGTGAGTCCTCTCTCGAACGACGTCGATCCCACCGGTGGCCGCCTCCGGGTCGCCGACGTGCGTCCCGACGTCCCCGAGACGCTCATCGACGGCAGCGAGAATGCGGAGTTCGCCCGCCTGGACGGGCTGATCTCCGACACCGACGACACGACCGTCGTGATCGAAGCGGGCGAGAGCCCCGGAACCATGTCCTTCCTCTACGACGTCGAGTCGTCGTCGGGCAACACCGGCCGCGGGCTCATCGTGGTGAGGGTGGTGCGCGAGAGCGTGCCGGACTATCCCATCGTCGCTGACACCGTCCTGACCGTGGAGACGCGCGAGGACTTCCGCCGCGGCGTCGACGTGCTCGACGGCAAGGTGATCTGGTCGGGGGGCGACATCGGCGACCTCGAGGTCTCGCTGTGGGGCGAGCAGAACGGGGTGAGCGTCAGCGGCTCGCGGATTCGCGGCGAGCTGCCGGCGACGACGCGGCTCATCCCGTTCGCGGTGACCGGCGAGGGCGCCTCGGGCGAGGTGGTGACCTACGGCTTCCTGCGCGTGCCCGGCGACGACGACGTGGCGCTGACGCTGCGGGCGGGGGTCGCCCCGCCGCCGGTGGCGGAGCTGGAGTCGACCACGTTCGACATGAGCGATCTGGTGGCCCGTCCGCGGGGCACCGTCCTCGAGGTCGGCGGCGAACTGCGTGCCTCGGGGGCGCGGTCCGAGGCGCGGTGCGTCGTCGACGCGGGCACCGTCGTGCGCTACGACGCCGGTGCCGGCGCGCCGTGGGTCGACGCGTGCCAGGTGCCGGTCCGCCTCGCGGGCGATGAGGACTGGACGCTGCTGTCGGTGCCGCTCACGATCGTGCCGCGCGACCCGCAGCCCGAGCTGCGCCCCGGCTCGATCACCGTCGGACCGGGCGAGCAGGTCTCGTTCGACCTCCGCAACATGACGACGTGGCAGCTGCGCGCGGATTGGGAGGGCATCCGGTACGCCGTCCAGCACGCCGGCACCGCCTTCGACGTCGCGCAGGAGGGATCCGTCCTCACCGTCACCGGCGCGGACCGCGCGGTGCCCGGCAGCGACGAGACCGTGGTCGTGTCGGTCACCAGCCATCCGGCTGTCGCCCCCGCTCGCCTCATCCTGCGCGTCGGTGCCGCTCCCTCCACGCTGCCGCAGGGCGGATCGGTCGTGCAGCAGTGCTCGCAGGCGGCGGGCGCGTCGTGCACCATCACGGTGGTCGGAGCGAGCGGCGAGATCAACCCGCTGCCGCGCACCCCGCTCGAGCTCGTCGGCGTGCGGGCGACGGGCGCCTGCACGGGCGTGGGGTTCCAGGTGGTGTCGGCGACCTCCATCGCGGCGACGTGGACGACGGATGCCCCGGGCGCGACGTGCACCGCGAGCTTCTCGGTGCGCGACGCCCAGGGCCGCATCACGAGGTCTGAGCGGGACGGCCGCCTGGTCCTGGATCTGCTCGGGTACCCCAGGACGCCGGCGAGTGTGGTGCAGACGGCGTACGGCGACGGCACGCTGACCCTGCGCGTGGACCCCGGCGAGGCGCGACTGGCCTACCCGGGGCTCTCGGGCTTCGTCGTCCGCGCCGCCGGACAGGAGGCGGTGCGATGCTCGGCTGACGGCGTGTGCCCGCCGATCGCGGCCCCCAACGGCGAGCGGCGCACCTACGACGCGTGGGCCGTCAACGCGGTCGGGGAATCGCGCGGGAGCGTGCGCACCGTCGCATGGGCCTACGACGCTCCGCTGCGGCCGGCCGGCGTGACGGCCGCGCCCGTCGTCACCGGTGACGGGGCCGGCGGCGTCGTCCGGCTGGTCGTCGACGGGATCGACGCGGCCGAGACCGGCAGCCTCGAGATCGCCAGCCCCGCCGGCGAGGTCGTGCGGGTGCCCGTCGCACCCGGCGAGACGAGGGTGGAGGTCACCTCGTACCGCGTGGGCAGCAACACGTCGTCGCCGGTGACGGTGACGCCGTTCTCGCGCTTCGACGTGCCGCCCGGCCTCGGCGGCAGCGCCGCCGGCGAGGCCGTCACCGTGCCGGCGAACGGCGTGGGAAGCCCGCTGTCGCCGCAGCTGACCCTCACCTCGGTGTCCAACGGAGACGGCACCTCGACGGTGACCGCCCGCGCCGGCGCGACGGTGAACGGCGACGGATCGCGCCTGCGCTACGGGATCGTGCCGGAGGGCCGTGGCTGCACGGTGACCGAGGAGGGCGGTACGGTGACGTTCCCCGGTCTGGCCGACGGCGAGGAGTACGCCTTCCGCATGTGCGCCGAGTCGTGGTGGGACGGTGCGTCCTTCGGACGAGTCGAGGCGACCGGGACCGTCCGCGCGCAGCAGTCCGGCCGCGCGCCGGAGGGCTGGACCTTCGTCGTCGACGGACGGCCGGAGGTGTCGGCGCAGCGCGCGGAGTGGCTGATCCGGGAGCAGCCGACCTCGACCGAGCGGCTTCCCAACCGCAACCGGGTCGAGTTCCAGGGCTGGGGCCCGGGCACCGGGGTGTTCGGCGGGGATCCGGGCATCCAGGTGCGGTACGTCCACGAGTTCTGGGGCACCGCGACGGCGTGGTCGACGGTGAGCCCGCGCGCGGGGAGCGCCCCCTATCAGGTGCAGGCGACGTGGCGCGTCGACTCGTGCGTCGGCGGGACGCCGCTGGCCGTGAGCGGGCAGTCCTCCAACGCCCCCGACGGCTCACCGGCGGCGTTCACGTTCGGCAACGCCGGGCTGCGCTACTTCGACGCTGCGGGTCTTCCGCTCGTCCACGAGGCCGGCACCTGGAACGTCCCCCTCGGCGCCGTGCGCGTCGACGGCGTGTCCGTCACCGTCGGCTGGGACGCCCAGGGCTGGGGTCTGGCGCCGGCGAGCGCGACCTTCTCGGCCTCGTGCCAGCCGAACCTCCCCGCCCCGCCCGCGCCCTGAACCCGGGCATCCGCTTCCCTCCCCCTCGCCGGGCCCACACGAAGGACACGACATGACCATCACGCAGGAGCAGGCCGACTGGTTCGCGCAGACGTTCGGGCAGATCGCCGACAACGTCGAGCGCGCCGTGCTCGGCAAGCGCCACGTGGTCGAGCTCGTGCTGACGGCGATGCTCAGCGACGGTCACGTGCTGCTGGAGGACGTCCCGGGGACCGGCAAGACGTCGCTGGCGCGCGCCATGGCGCAGTCGGTGCAGGGCACGAACACGCGCATCCAGTTCACGCCGGACCTGCTTCCGAGCGACATCACCGGGCTCAGCGTGTACGACCAGAAGGAGGGCGTGTTCGAGTTCCATGCCGGCCCGGTCTTCGCCAACATCGTGCTCGCCGACGAGATCAACCGCGCGAGTCCCAAGACGCAGTCCGCGCTGCTGGAGGTCATGGAGGAGGGGCGGGTCACGATCGACGGCGTGTCCCGCGAGGTCGGCGTGCCCTTCCTCGTGCTCGCGACGCAGAACCCGGTCGAGCAGGCCGGAACCTACCGGCTTCCCGAGGCGCAGCTGGACCGCTTCATGATGCGCACCTCCCTCGGCTACCCCGATCACGCCGCGACCGTGCGGATCCTCGACGGCGCGGCGATCTCGACGGCGGCTCTCGCGCCCGTCATCACTCCGCAGGCGCTCGTGGGGATGGCGGACCTGGCCGCCCAGGTGTACGTGGACGCGCTCGTGCTCGACTACATCGCCCGGCTCGTCGACGGCACCCGCACGGCGGACGAGGTGCGCCTCGGCGTCAGCATCCGCGGCGCCCTCGCCCTCACGCGGGCCACGCGCACCCGCGCGGCCGCGCAGGGCCGCACCTACGCCACCCCCGACGACGTCAAGACGCTCGCCGTGCCGGTGCTGTCGCACCGCCTGATCCTGCACCCCGAGGCCGAGTTCGACGGCGTCACGCCTGAGACCGTGGTCGGGCAGGTGCTGCTGGATGTCGCACCGCCGGCGAGGCGCGAGGCGGTATGAGCACCGCCGAACGCCAGCGGGACGCGACCGGGACGTCGCGCCTCACCCGCACCGCGCACTCCAGCGGCCCCGCCGGACGCACGCTCACGACGGCGACCGCGACGGCGACGAGCGTGGCCCCGTCGCGCCGTGGACGTGCGCTGGTGCGCCTGGCGGTGCGGTGGGCGCGCGCGTGGCGGGCCGCCGGCGCGGCTGTCGGAGCCTTCGCCGAATGGGCGGGCGACACCGTCCGGCCGGCGGGGGTCCTCGTCGCGGTCGCCGCGACGCTGGGGCTCGCGCTGGGCGTCGCCTTCGGCTGGGTGGAGTTCATGGTCGCGGGCGCGGCATCCGTCCTCCTGCTCCTGGCGGCCGTCCCGTTCCTGTTCGGCGCCCGCGCGTACGACGTCGACCTCACGCTGACGCACGAGCGGGTCGTCGCCGGCTCCGGCGTGCACGGCAGCATCGTCGTCCGCAACGACGGGCATCGCATGGCGCTGCCCGGGCGCATCGACATCCCCGTCGGCGCCGGCCTCGTGGAGTTCGGCGTGCCGCTCCTGCGCCCCGGCCACGCCGTGGACCAGCCGTTGGACATCCCGGGCCTCCGCCGGGGGATCATCCGCGTGGGGCCGGCGACCACCGTGCGCAGCGATCCCATCGGGCTGCTCCGCCGCGAGCACTCGTTCGACGACGTGCACGACGTGTACGTGCATCCGCGCACCACGTCCCTGCCGTCTACCAGCGCGGGGGTGGTGCGCGACCTCGAGGGCAGCCCGACACGGCGACTCGTCGACGCCGACATGTCGTTCCATGCGATCCGCGAGTACGCGCCGGGCGACTCCCGGCGTCAGATCCACTGGCGCTCGACCGCGAAGACGGGCCGGCTGATGGTCCGTCAGTACGAGGAGTCCCGGCGGTCGCGCATGGCGGTCGTGCTGGCCGTCTCGGGAAACGAGTACGCCGACGCGGACGAATTCGAGCTCGCCGTGTCGTGCGCCGCGTCGCTCGGACTGCGTGCGGTCCACGACGCCCGCGACGTCGAGATCGTGACCGGCTCCGAGATCCCCCGCGTCGTGCGCGGCCGCCTCCGCTCGATCACCCGCATTCCCGCGGGGTCGCCGCGGCATCTGCTCGACGGCTTCAGCGGCGTCGAGCTGCTGGACAGCACCATGCCCGTGGGCGAGGTCTGCCGGCTGACGGCGGAGTCCACGGAGCGCCTCTCGATCGCCTTCGTCGTCGTCGGCTCGGTGGTGTCGCTGACGCGCCTGCAGCAGGCGGCGCTCGCCTTCCCGGCAGACACCGCCGTCGTCGGGGTCATCTGCGACGAGCGCGCGCACCCGCGCATGCAGCAGCTCTCGGGCATGACCGTCCTCACCGTCGGCACCCTCGACGACCTGTCCGGCCTGCTCCTGCGGGGGGCCGCGTCGTGAGCGCGCGCGGGCAGGGGATCGGCGGCGGGGCGCCGGAGATGACGGATGCCGCGCCCCGCCGCGACGCCGAGCTGCCGGCCCTTCGCACCCCGTGGTTCCGGCCCCGCATCGCGGCGGGCACGGTGTTCGCCGTGCTCGTCGCGACGATCGCCGCCGTGGCGGCCTGGCCGATCTACCGATCCGGCGCCTTCGCGCTCCTCGTCGTCACGAGCGTGCTGGTCGCGGGGGTGGTCGCCGCGGTGGCCCGCGCCCGCCGCTGGCCCGGATGGACCGTGGCGGCTGCGCTGACCGGTGCGGTGCTCGTCGTCGGGATCCCGCTGGCCGTGCCGTCGCGCCTCGGCGGTCCGACCGAACTGGTCCGCGGGCTCGGCGAGCTCGCGAGCGGGCTCGTGCTGGGGTGGAAGGACCTCCTCACCGTCGAGCTGCCCGTCGGCGCGTACCGCAATCTCCTGGTCCCCGCGCTGGTGTTGTTCCTCGTCGGGACGTGCGTCGTGCTCCTCCTCGCGTGGCGGGAGGACCGCGTCGCGTACGCGGCGGTGCCGCTGGCGCTGGGGATGGTGACGTTCGGCCTGTTCTTCGGGCGCACCCAGGTGAGCGCGCCGCTGGGTCAGCGCCCGATCGTCCTCTACGCGCCGCTCGAGACCGCCGTCGGCGTCGCGGGCCTGCTGGTTTGCCTGCTGTGGCTGGCCTGGCGCACGCACGACGAGCGGGTCCGCGCGCTGCAGCGGGCGGCGGCATCCAGCGGCGTGCGCATCTCCCGCCGCCCGTCCTCGGCGGACCGGCGGCGCACCGCGCTCGGCGCGGCCATGGTCGCCGGCGCGCTGGTGGTCGCCGTCGCCGTGGTGCCGTTCGCGGCGCGCGGGGCGGAGCGCGAGGTGCTGCGCACTGCCGTCGGCCCCGATATCGACGTCTCGGCCGAGGTGAGCCCGCTGTCGGAGTACCGCGCGCTGTACGCCGACGACCGCGCCGACGACGTCCTCTTCACCGTCGAGCCGGTGTCGGGATCCCTTCCCGAGCGGGTGCGCATCGCCACCCTCGACGCGTACGACGGCGCGGTGTTCCGCTCCGGTGGCGAGGGGGCCGTCGAGGCGGGGCGTTTCGTGCGGGTGCCGTCCTCGCTCGATGCCGGACCGGGATCGCCCGTGGACGCCCGCATCCGCATCGACGGCTGGAACGACATCTGGATGCCGACGGTCGGACGCCTCGCCGCCGTCGAGTTCGGCGGAGACCGCGCGGCCACGCTGGCCGACGGCTTCTACTACAACGCGGCGGCCGCGGCCGGCGTGCAGACCGGCGGCGGCGGATTGCGGGCGGGCGACGTCTACATCGTGCGCGGCGTCGAACCCCGGGGCGCTGACCTCTCCGCGCTCCAGCCGCCGGGCAGCCAGGGCGGCGTGGCGGCGCCCGAGAGCCTGCGCACCTGGATCCAGCAGCACGCGGACTGCAGGGACGGCGCCGCACTCGCCGGCCTCGTCGCCCTCCTGCGCGAGCGCGGCTACCTCAGTCACGGGCTCACCGAGGGCGAGGCCGCCCCTTCCTGGGTGAGGGCTCTGCCCGGCTACCGATTCCAGCCGAGCGCATCGGGGCACTCGCTGGCACGCGTCGACGCGATGTTCGCGCGGCTGCTCGAGCGTGAGGGCGACCCGCGCGCCGCGGCATCCGGGAACTACGTCGCCGCCGTCGGCGACGACGAGCAGTTCGCGGTCGCCACGGCGCTCATCGCGCGCGAGCTGGGCTTCCCGTCACGGGTCGTGCTGGGTGCTCGCCTGTCGGCCGCTGACCCCGGCCTCGCCGCATGCGAGGGCGGCCGCTGCCGCGCGCAGGACCTCTCCGCCTGGGTCGAGGTGCAGTCGGCCGAGGGGGAGTGGGTGCCGGTCGACGTGACCCCGCAGTACTCTCAGCCGCCGAGCCTTGAGGTCACCGAGCAGCGCGACCCCGAGAACGTGACAGAGGTGCGGCCGGAGACCGTCGAAGAGGTGGTGCCTCCCGACCCCACGCAGGAGGACACCGCGGACGACCGGGCGCCCGACGAGGCGGCCGGCCTCGACCTGGCGTGGCTGCTTCCGGTGCTGCGGACGACCGGCATCGTGCTGCTCACGGCGCTGCTGGTGCTCGGCCCGTTCCTGTTCGTGCTCGGGGCGAAGGCGGCGCGTCGCCGTGGCCGCCGCCGGGCCCCCGACCCCGCATCGCGGGTCGCGGGCGGCTGGGACGAGTACGTCGACGCGGCGCGCGACAGCGGCCGCACCGTTGCGCGCGGGGCCACCCGCACCGAGCTGGCGGATGCGTTCGGCACGCCGGCTGGGATCGCGCTGGCGCGCGACGCCGATCGCGCCGTCTTCTCGCGCGCCGCCGTGTCGGACGAGGAAGCGCGCGGCTACTGGGAGGCTGTAGACGCGGAGCGTCGGGGCCTCCGTCGCGCACAGGGGTTCTGGCGCGGGCTCCGCGCGACCGTATCGTTGAGATCGTTGATCCGCCCGCCGGTGCCCGACAGAGGTGTCGGCACGAGATTCACCGAGAGGGGGAGACGCCGGGCCGAGCCCCTGCGTCCCACACCATGAACGCCACCGATGCCACTGGCGCGGTCTTCGGATCGCTGACCAGCCTGCTGCTGTTCGCCGGCCTGTACGTCTGGACGGCCCTCGCGCTCTCGGCGGTGTTCGGGAAGTCCGGCGAGGAGCCGTGGAAGGCCTGGGTCCCCGTGCTCAACAGCGCGGTGGTGCTGCGCCTGGCCGGCCTCTCGCCGTGGCTCCTGCTGCTGGCTCTCGTGCCGTTCCTGGGCTGGATCCCGCTCGTGGTCGTCTTCGTGCTCGCTTACTACCGCCTCAGCGTCGCCTTCGGCTTCGGCGCGGGCATGACCGTGCTGGCCGTCCTGGCCTTCCCCGTCTGGGCCTCCGTGGTGGGATGGGGAAGCGCTCGCTGGGTGGGCTGGGAGCAGAGCGGCTCGGGAGTGCGCCGGTCGTCCGAGACCGCCGGTCTCCCGGCCGTCTCGCCCTTCACCGCCACTGCCGCGCACCACGGCGACGCCGGCGAGTACCCGCCCCCACCCCCCGCGCCGACCACGCCGATCTCTTCCCCGGTGGCGTCGACCCCGGCGCCGCCCGCGCCGGCCGCGTCGCCGGCGTCCACCCCGGCGCGACCCGCGCCGGCCGCGTCGCCGGCGCCCGCCACCGCGTCGCCCGGTCCGGCCGCGGCGACCTCCGCCTTCGCGCCGCCGCCACCGGCCGCCACCGACCATACGCCTGCCGCGTGGGCACCGCCCACGCAGCTTCCGGGACGACCCGTCGCCGCCGCCCCCGCGCCCGGTCCGATCCGGCGCGACGATGCAGACCGGTGGCCCGGCTTCGCGTCGGATTCGGCCGACCGCAGCGACGAGGTGACCGGTGCCTTCCCCGGAGCGCCGGCGCCGATCTCGGCCGTCCGCCCGTCCGATTCCGCGGACGTCGGCGCCACGCGCCCGCCGGTCACGCGGGTGCCGGGCGCCCACGCTGCCCGCGACGGCCACGGCGCCTGGGCCCCGATGCGCTCGCCGGCGGACGATGCCGGCGCCTTCCCCGAGGCATCCGGACCCGTGTCGGCCGTCTACGGCGCACCCGACGCCGGTGCCCCCCGCGCGGCGCGCTCGTCGGTGTCGGCCGCCCACGCCAAGCCCGAGATCCCCGACGAGGACGCCGCGGTCGACCAGACGATCGTCGCGCGCCGCAAGCGCAGCACGTGGATGCTGATCCCGCCCACCGGCGACCCGGTGGCGCTGTCGGGCGACGTGGTGATCCTCGGACGCCGACCGGCGGTCGACCCCGAGTATCCGCACGCCCAGCTCGTCGCCATCCCGGACGGCACGGTCTCCAAGACGCACGCCCGGCTGCGCCTGCGCGACGACCGCTGGTACGTCACCGACCTCGACTCCACGAACGGCGTGCTGTTCGCCACGGTGATGGGCACCGAGGTCGAGGCGCCGCGCGGTGAGGAGGTCGAGGCAGGCGACCGGTTCCTCCTCGGCGACGCCGAGGTGCGCCTGCACCGGAGCGACGGGTGATCGACCCCGACGACGAGAACACCGCCCTCTCGCGCCGCCGGGCCGCCGGCGACGCCGAGGATGAGCGCACGGCGCTCTCGCGCCGCCGGGCCGCCCGCGATGCCGAGGACGAGCGCACGGCGCTCTCGCGCCGCCGGGCCGCCCGCGATGCCGAGGACGAGCGCACGGCGCTCTCGCGCCGCCGGGAACGCGTCGCCGCCGCCGACGAGGCCACGGCACCGCGCCGTGGTGCGCCGACGGCGCCGCCGGGACCGCTTCGCGGGGGACCCGCCTCCCCGCCCGCGAGCGCGCCGTCCCCGGTGCCCGACGATGAGCCCGCGACGGCGCCTGCCGACGAGCCGACGACCACGCGCCTGCGGTCGCGCGGCCGCACCGAGGCGGCCACGGAGGCCGCGGCGCCGGCACGCCCCGCTGCGCCCGCCGCCGCGGACGGCGTGGTCCCGGTCGCCGGCGGGCGCGTCGCACGGCCGCCGCAGGATGCGGTGCCCTACCCGGCACGGTCGCTGCCGCCCACCGCCCCGGCTCGTCCCGCGGCGCCCGCGCACCCGTCGCAGGCCTTCGTCGACACCGCGGCGATCCAGGCCCGCGAGCGGATGCGGAGGCGCCGGCGCGCCGTGCTGCTCGTGGTGGCGGCATCCGTCGTCGCGCTGCTGGCGGCCGTCGCGCTGGTCGCGCTGCTGACGATCGGCTGAGCGACGCGGGCGCGCGTTTGCCCGCTCCCCGAAACCCACGTATCATGGATCGGGTGTGCGCTCACGCGCGCCGTCAACCGTGCCTCGGTGCGGCGAACGGTGTGGGCGCCGCATCTCAGGGACCGGTCTGCGAACAGGCCGCCCCCACGGCATATCCACCACGAAACGCTCGGCACCATCATGCCGCGCCGGTGGATCCACGTGAGC from the Microbacterium atlanticum genome contains:
- a CDS encoding DUF58 domain-containing protein; its protein translation is MSTAERQRDATGTSRLTRTAHSSGPAGRTLTTATATATSVAPSRRGRALVRLAVRWARAWRAAGAAVGAFAEWAGDTVRPAGVLVAVAATLGLALGVAFGWVEFMVAGAASVLLLLAAVPFLFGARAYDVDLTLTHERVVAGSGVHGSIVVRNDGHRMALPGRIDIPVGAGLVEFGVPLLRPGHAVDQPLDIPGLRRGIIRVGPATTVRSDPIGLLRREHSFDDVHDVYVHPRTTSLPSTSAGVVRDLEGSPTRRLVDADMSFHAIREYAPGDSRRQIHWRSTAKTGRLMVRQYEESRRSRMAVVLAVSGNEYADADEFELAVSCAASLGLRAVHDARDVEIVTGSEIPRVVRGRLRSITRIPAGSPRHLLDGFSGVELLDSTMPVGEVCRLTAESTERLSIAFVVVGSVVSLTRLQQAALAFPADTAVVGVICDERAHPRMQQLSGMTVLTVGTLDDLSGLLLRGAAS
- a CDS encoding Ig-like domain-containing protein yields the protein MRRGTLAGLIATGAVVATVVGLSVVWPGLDAQETPEVDTAVWALQTGDGRRYARVNTSVGELDTVRRISNPDQVVQTGDAAYLFSGSYSTVTRIDAALPADLDEEALRSSQKTPPGTIDAVTAGDYVAYRTDSGAVYAGRLSSGTTVQVDPFRAGDDEAPQYTADAVAVDARGMLFAYSSDDDSVLRYDVRTGDVRGRDEVDAEGLAVPAITAAGDTWVVVDAEDGEVWLRGQDGSAPAPTTGPVVVGAPDADGTAVHLADDTALVRVPADGSAMTREAGEGDGAVLGTPAQPITNDGVTYAAWLAQGEAGGRLWRSDEGEIPLDYGGRELGDEVRPVFVASGSAVILNETRSGWAWSVPTGRLIPSSQDWSLDDRTEADAVPSEEQLQVVLDPKPPIAEPDAFGVRAGTLVSLPVLMNDHDPNEDVLTIDRASVSGLDPGFGSVTVTDDLQRFAVRVQPGATGSATFSYAVMDGTAENGLASEPTTVTLTAAGPEADSAPEWCGVERCLIEWPRPEVARGGTVTVPVLPGWVDPEGDPLLLLSVENRTGPGSVAATPGGEVVYQHSDTGEGGEQLIELAVTVADTRGRTAVKPLTITVSPQPQLVAQSFAVSDTVASALTVDVADHFTGTAGLVSLDSVRVVDDAQATATVIAGSTSFEFGARDPGTFRVDFTVTDGTTEATATVRITLLPADAPAQLATSPVVAFVHPQQDATLDVFDAVSNPTRRVLLLSDVVPSADAGATLTVDAVGQNHLRVAGTTADGAAGRLGTVSYVVSDGTEDAGASVEGEATVYLLPPAPELAPIAVDDAVVVRAGAQIDIPVLDNDISPAGGRPTLNAASVRSSSDAALAFGAGDLLRYLAPDEPGEYAVEYSVFTTGAPALADTATVRVRVIDDDANRAPSADTLEGRVLSGQSALIAFDGFGADPDGDVVTLDRIVSQPERGAATITADGASILYTSVPGDSGQVSFRYRVVDALGETAEGTARVGVLDGEANPSPVTFTDYVQVQAGEGSTIRVSPLSNDVDPTGGRLRVADVRPDVPETLIDGSENAEFARLDGLISDTDDTTVVIEAGESPGTMSFLYDVESSSGNTGRGLIVVRVVRESVPDYPIVADTVLTVETREDFRRGVDVLDGKVIWSGGDIGDLEVSLWGEQNGVSVSGSRIRGELPATTRLIPFAVTGEGASGEVVTYGFLRVPGDDDVALTLRAGVAPPPVAELESTTFDMSDLVARPRGTVLEVGGELRASGARSEARCVVDAGTVVRYDAGAGAPWVDACQVPVRLAGDEDWTLLSVPLTIVPRDPQPELRPGSITVGPGEQVSFDLRNMTTWQLRADWEGIRYAVQHAGTAFDVAQEGSVLTVTGADRAVPGSDETVVVSVTSHPAVAPARLILRVGAAPSTLPQGGSVVQQCSQAAGASCTITVVGASGEINPLPRTPLELVGVRATGACTGVGFQVVSATSIAATWTTDAPGATCTASFSVRDAQGRITRSERDGRLVLDLLGYPRTPASVVQTAYGDGTLTLRVDPGEARLAYPGLSGFVVRAAGQEAVRCSADGVCPPIAAPNGERRTYDAWAVNAVGESRGSVRTVAWAYDAPLRPAGVTAAPVVTGDGAGGVVRLVVDGIDAAETGSLEIASPAGEVVRVPVAPGETRVEVTSYRVGSNTSSPVTVTPFSRFDVPPGLGGSAAGEAVTVPANGVGSPLSPQLTLTSVSNGDGTSTVTARAGATVNGDGSRLRYGIVPEGRGCTVTEEGGTVTFPGLADGEEYAFRMCAESWWDGASFGRVEATGTVRAQQSGRAPEGWTFVVDGRPEVSAQRAEWLIREQPTSTERLPNRNRVEFQGWGPGTGVFGGDPGIQVRYVHEFWGTATAWSTVSPRAGSAPYQVQATWRVDSCVGGTPLAVSGQSSNAPDGSPAAFTFGNAGLRYFDAAGLPLVHEAGTWNVPLGAVRVDGVSVTVGWDAQGWGLAPASATFSASCQPNLPAPPAP
- a CDS encoding DUF5684 domain-containing protein, which gives rise to MNATDATGAVFGSLTSLLLFAGLYVWTALALSAVFGKSGEEPWKAWVPVLNSAVVLRLAGLSPWLLLLALVPFLGWIPLVVVFVLAYYRLSVAFGFGAGMTVLAVLAFPVWASVVGWGSARWVGWEQSGSGVRRSSETAGLPAVSPFTATAAHHGDAGEYPPPPPAPTTPISSPVASTPAPPAPAASPASTPARPAPAASPAPATASPGPAAATSAFAPPPPAATDHTPAAWAPPTQLPGRPVAAAPAPGPIRRDDADRWPGFASDSADRSDEVTGAFPGAPAPISAVRPSDSADVGATRPPVTRVPGAHAARDGHGAWAPMRSPADDAGAFPEASGPVSAVYGAPDAGAPRAARSSVSAAHAKPEIPDEDAAVDQTIVARRKRSTWMLIPPTGDPVALSGDVVILGRRPAVDPEYPHAQLVAIPDGTVSKTHARLRLRDDRWYVTDLDSTNGVLFATVMGTEVEAPRGEEVEAGDRFLLGDAEVRLHRSDG
- a CDS encoding AAA family ATPase, with protein sequence MTITQEQADWFAQTFGQIADNVERAVLGKRHVVELVLTAMLSDGHVLLEDVPGTGKTSLARAMAQSVQGTNTRIQFTPDLLPSDITGLSVYDQKEGVFEFHAGPVFANIVLADEINRASPKTQSALLEVMEEGRVTIDGVSREVGVPFLVLATQNPVEQAGTYRLPEAQLDRFMMRTSLGYPDHAATVRILDGAAISTAALAPVITPQALVGMADLAAQVYVDALVLDYIARLVDGTRTADEVRLGVSIRGALALTRATRTRAAAQGRTYATPDDVKTLAVPVLSHRLILHPEAEFDGVTPETVVGQVLLDVAPPARREAV
- a CDS encoding transglutaminase-like domain-containing protein; the encoded protein is MSARGQGIGGGAPEMTDAAPRRDAELPALRTPWFRPRIAAGTVFAVLVATIAAVAAWPIYRSGAFALLVVTSVLVAGVVAAVARARRWPGWTVAAALTGAVLVVGIPLAVPSRLGGPTELVRGLGELASGLVLGWKDLLTVELPVGAYRNLLVPALVLFLVGTCVVLLLAWREDRVAYAAVPLALGMVTFGLFFGRTQVSAPLGQRPIVLYAPLETAVGVAGLLVCLLWLAWRTHDERVRALQRAAASSGVRISRRPSSADRRRTALGAAMVAGALVVAVAVVPFAARGAEREVLRTAVGPDIDVSAEVSPLSEYRALYADDRADDVLFTVEPVSGSLPERVRIATLDAYDGAVFRSGGEGAVEAGRFVRVPSSLDAGPGSPVDARIRIDGWNDIWMPTVGRLAAVEFGGDRAATLADGFYYNAAAAAGVQTGGGGLRAGDVYIVRGVEPRGADLSALQPPGSQGGVAAPESLRTWIQQHADCRDGAALAGLVALLRERGYLSHGLTEGEAAPSWVRALPGYRFQPSASGHSLARVDAMFARLLEREGDPRAAASGNYVAAVGDDEQFAVATALIARELGFPSRVVLGARLSAADPGLAACEGGRCRAQDLSAWVEVQSAEGEWVPVDVTPQYSQPPSLEVTEQRDPENVTEVRPETVEEVVPPDPTQEDTADDRAPDEAAGLDLAWLLPVLRTTGIVLLTALLVLGPFLFVLGAKAARRRGRRRAPDPASRVAGGWDEYVDAARDSGRTVARGATRTELADAFGTPAGIALARDADRAVFSRAAVSDEEARGYWEAVDAERRGLRRAQGFWRGLRATVSLRSLIRPPVPDRGVGTRFTERGRRRAEPLRPTP